From the Psychrobacillus sp. FSL K6-4046 genome, one window contains:
- a CDS encoding DNA translocase FtsK yields MAKKKTKKKVNKNKSKKKSLHPLMFEIIGLLILGIAVISFFEYGLVGEVLAYIGYFLFGNWHIAIPFMFVIYALIIMIKQSFPPWNHRLLLSGAFILSSLLIFSHLALFEQLFEGKALMTNSVLRESYRVLVESGGITNRSSSLGGGMIGAILFASFHVLFDSAGAKVISWLLLLIGIVLLTGKALVPYLVEVSPKMAESFKNRPKAEKKKPSTEQKKVSRRSRKDAVQEESEQAVTILDSNHPPQEEPEIPSSPIISAFTERITRKDETNESTEPTEPIEINMDADELENEDYQLPSINLLDSPEHNDQSGELNAIQANAKKLEQTFLSFGVKAKVMQVHLGPAVTKYEVLPDVGVKVSRIVSLHDDLALALAARDIRIEAPIPGKSAIGIEVPNKEVAIVSLREVLEAKENNKPSQKLLIGFGRDVTGQAVLAELNKMPHLLVAGSTGSGKSVCINGIITSIMMRAKPHEVKMMMIDPKMVELNVYNGIPHLLAPVVTDPRKASQALKKIVSEMERRYDLFSHTGTRNIQGYNDHIEKWNEENEEKHPKLPFIVVIVDELADLMMVASSDVEDSITRLAQMARAAGIHLIIATQRPSVDVITGIIKANIPSRIAFAVSSSIDSRTILDMGGAEKLLGRGDMLFLPAGSSKPVRVQGAYLSDAEVERIVDFVIEQQKANYQEEMIPDEVEESQEQLERDELYDDAAQLVMEMQTASVSLIQRRFRVGYSRAARIIDQLEMGGIVGPYEGSKPRQVLISKQDYDQDPL; encoded by the coding sequence TTGGCAAAGAAGAAAACAAAGAAAAAAGTTAACAAAAATAAAAGTAAGAAGAAATCCCTTCATCCTTTAATGTTTGAAATAATAGGGCTTCTCATATTGGGAATCGCAGTTATTTCATTCTTTGAATATGGCTTAGTTGGAGAAGTACTCGCTTATATTGGGTATTTTTTATTTGGAAATTGGCATATCGCGATACCATTTATGTTCGTTATTTATGCTCTTATTATAATGATCAAACAATCCTTTCCACCGTGGAATCATCGCTTGTTATTAAGTGGAGCCTTTATTTTAAGCAGCTTACTAATATTTAGTCATTTAGCACTTTTTGAGCAACTGTTTGAGGGCAAGGCACTGATGACGAACTCTGTTCTAAGGGAAAGCTACAGGGTCTTAGTAGAAAGTGGAGGTATTACGAATAGAAGTAGTTCTCTAGGTGGAGGTATGATTGGGGCTATTCTGTTTGCCTCATTCCATGTGTTGTTTGACTCTGCTGGTGCAAAAGTTATTAGCTGGCTACTCTTATTAATTGGTATCGTTCTTTTGACAGGAAAAGCACTTGTACCTTATTTGGTAGAAGTATCTCCTAAGATGGCTGAAAGCTTTAAGAACCGACCAAAAGCTGAAAAGAAAAAGCCTTCAACGGAGCAGAAGAAGGTTTCGCGCAGATCTCGTAAAGATGCAGTACAAGAAGAGTCGGAGCAAGCTGTTACCATACTTGACTCCAATCATCCGCCACAAGAAGAACCAGAAATCCCATCTTCTCCGATTATCTCTGCTTTTACAGAGAGAATCACAAGAAAAGATGAGACAAATGAATCGACAGAACCAACAGAACCTATTGAGATTAATATGGATGCGGATGAACTGGAAAACGAAGATTATCAGTTACCGAGTATTAATCTATTAGATTCTCCAGAGCACAATGATCAAAGTGGAGAGTTAAATGCAATTCAAGCTAATGCTAAAAAGCTCGAGCAAACGTTCTTAAGCTTTGGGGTAAAGGCAAAAGTCATGCAAGTCCATTTAGGGCCTGCAGTTACTAAGTATGAGGTACTTCCTGACGTAGGAGTGAAGGTTAGTAGAATCGTAAGTCTTCACGATGATTTAGCACTTGCTTTAGCGGCTAGAGATATCCGAATTGAAGCTCCAATCCCAGGGAAGTCTGCTATAGGGATAGAAGTACCAAACAAAGAAGTGGCAATCGTAAGCTTACGAGAAGTACTAGAGGCAAAAGAGAATAATAAGCCAAGCCAAAAACTATTAATAGGTTTTGGTCGTGATGTTACCGGACAGGCAGTATTAGCCGAATTAAACAAAATGCCTCATTTACTTGTTGCCGGTTCGACAGGTAGCGGGAAAAGTGTTTGTATAAACGGGATTATAACAAGCATTATGATGCGAGCAAAACCGCATGAAGTTAAAATGATGATGATTGATCCAAAAATGGTTGAGCTTAACGTCTATAATGGGATTCCCCATTTGTTAGCACCCGTAGTTACGGATCCAAGAAAAGCATCCCAGGCATTGAAAAAAATTGTTTCTGAAATGGAAAGAAGATATGACTTATTTTCCCATACAGGGACGAGAAATATCCAAGGCTACAACGACCATATAGAAAAATGGAATGAAGAAAATGAAGAGAAGCATCCTAAACTTCCATTTATTGTAGTGATAGTCGATGAGCTAGCTGATTTGATGATGGTAGCTTCAAGTGATGTAGAGGATTCTATCACACGACTCGCTCAAATGGCCCGTGCAGCTGGAATCCATTTGATAATAGCGACACAACGACCGAGTGTGGATGTTATTACAGGAATCATTAAAGCTAATATACCTTCAAGAATTGCATTTGCGGTATCTTCTTCCATAGATTCGAGAACTATTTTGGATATGGGTGGAGCAGAAAAACTTCTAGGTAGAGGGGATATGCTCTTCCTACCAGCTGGCAGCTCTAAGCCTGTTCGTGTACAAGGCGCCTATTTGTCAGATGCCGAAGTAGAGAGAATTGTCGATTTTGTAATTGAGCAGCAAAAGGCAAACTACCAAGAGGAAATGATTCCAGATGAAGTGGAAGAATCGCAGGAGCAGTTAGAACGAGATGAACTGTATGATGATGCCGCACAACTAGTCATGGAAATGCAAACAGCTTCAGTTTCCTTGATCCAAAGACGCTTCCGTGTTGGATATTCTAGGGCTGCACGTATTATTGATCAGCTTGAAATGGGTGGAATCGTAGGACCATACGAAGGAAGTAAACCAAGACAAGTGTTAATATCAAAACAAGATTACGACCAAGATCCATTGTAA